One Coleofasciculus chthonoplastes PCC 7420 genomic region harbors:
- a CDS encoding glycosyltransferase: MSLISVVIPVYNGEKTIRQTIESVINQTFSNFELIVIDDGSQDSTLDIVRSISDSRLKVFSFPNAGLATSRNRGIQLASGDYISFIDADDLWTGNKLEAQLKALLDNPQAAVAFSWTDCIDESGQFSRRGNYTTVSGNVYAQLLLTDFIENGSNLLIRSEAFKKVGYFNESLPAAEDWDMWLRLAVNYEFAVVPSPQVFYRLSTTSMSANVVRQEAACLQVIDQAFAQAPDSVQHLKKPSLANLYKYLTYKVLAGVPDPQAGKIAVRFWRQVLHHQPELWHKRVTWKVFLKSGLVTLLSARLTDNLIWGKWLNTDTILGYIKLNP, translated from the coding sequence AAGACAATTCGACAGACAATCGAATCCGTCATTAACCAAACCTTTTCCAATTTTGAACTGATTGTGATTGATGATGGCTCACAAGATTCAACCCTAGATATTGTCAGGAGTATTTCCGATTCCCGCTTAAAAGTATTTTCCTTCCCCAATGCCGGTTTAGCCACCAGTCGTAACCGAGGAATTCAATTGGCTAGTGGAGACTATATTTCCTTCATCGATGCGGATGATTTGTGGACAGGGAATAAACTAGAAGCTCAACTCAAGGCATTACTAGATAATCCCCAAGCGGCTGTAGCCTTTAGTTGGACTGATTGTATTGATGAATCGGGTCAATTTTCCCGCCGAGGCAACTATACCACAGTTAGCGGCAATGTTTATGCCCAACTTTTATTAACCGATTTTATCGAAAACGGCTCAAATCTTTTAATTCGCTCTGAAGCGTTCAAGAAAGTCGGTTATTTCAATGAATCTCTTCCGGCGGCTGAGGATTGGGACATGTGGTTGCGGTTGGCGGTTAACTATGAGTTTGCCGTCGTTCCATCCCCCCAAGTTTTCTATCGACTATCGACAACTTCCATGTCTGCAAATGTTGTTAGACAAGAAGCCGCATGTTTACAGGTAATTGACCAGGCATTTGCTCAAGCCCCTGACTCTGTGCAGCACTTAAAAAAGCCGAGTTTGGCTAATTTATATAAATACCTAACCTACAAAGTCTTGGCAGGAGTTCCAGACCCCCAAGCGGGTAAAATAGCGGTACGCTTTTGGCGGCAAGTGTTACACCACCAACCTGAGCTATGGCACAAACGAGTAACTTGGAAAGTTTTCTTAAAAAGTGGTCTAGTCACTCTGCTTTCTGCGCGACTCACTGATAATTTAATCTGGGGAAAATGGCTAAATACGGATACCATCCTGGGCTATATTAAATTAAATCCGTGA